A genomic segment from Malaclemys terrapin pileata isolate rMalTer1 chromosome 1, rMalTer1.hap1, whole genome shotgun sequence encodes:
- the LOC128830181 gene encoding olfactory receptor 52R1-like, translating into MQETPFFLSVGHLLPFTMSDSNSTDFTNPTTFILLGIPGLEAGHIWISIPFCTMYAIAILGNFTILFIVKTEPSLHGPMYYFLCMLAVTDLVLSTSIVPKMLSIFWFYSSEINFSACLTQMYFILSFFLIQSGILVAMAFDRYVAICDPLRHSTILTNTVVAKIFLAVVLRGIMLILPYPFLARRWPYCRTNIIPNTYCEHIAVVKLACTDISISSYYSLSVAFLVIGMDVFFITVSYTQILRAIFSLPTKEARLKTFGTCGSHLCVILAFYIPHLFAALTQRFGQNVALYLRVLMANMYLLVPPMLNPIIYGAKTQQIWDRLLQLFANKVT; encoded by the coding sequence ATGCAGGAAACACCATTCTTCCTCAGCGTTGGACACCTTCTTCCCTTCACCATGTCAGATTCCAACTCAACCGACTTCACCAACCCcaccaccttcatcctgctgggcattcctggcctcgAGGCAGGCCatatctggatctccatccccttctgcaccatgtacgccatagccatcttggggaacttcaccatcctgttcatcgtGAAGACGGAGCCGAGCCTCCatgggcccatgtactatttcctctgcatgctggccgtcACCGACCTGGTCCTGTCTACATCCATCgtgcccaaaatgctgagcatcttctggttctaTTCCAGCGAGATCAATTTCAGTGcatgcctcacccagatgtacttcattctCAGTTTCTTTTTGATACAGTCTGGGATCCTcgtggccatggcttttgatcgctatgtggccatctgcgatcccctgagacattccaccatcctgacaaacACTGTGGTTGCCAAAATTTTCCTGGCCGTGGTGCTGCGCGGCATCATGCTCATACTGCCCTATCCTTTCCTGGCGAGGaggtggccatattgcagaaccaacatcattCCAAACACGTACTGTGAGCATATAgctgtggtgaagctggcctgcaCCGACATCAGCATCAGTAGTTACTACAGCCTCTCTGTGGCATTCTTGGTAATTGGTATGGATGTGTTTTTTATCACCGTGTCCTatacccagatcctcagggccatcttcagcctcccAACGAAGGAAGCCCGGCTgaagacttttgggacctgcggCTCCCACCTCTGTGTCATCTTAGCCTTTTACATCCCACATCTCTTTGCTGCCCTCACGCAACGGTTTGGGCAGAATGTGGCTCTGTATTTGCGCGTTCTCATGGCGAACATGTACCTCCTGGTGccccccatgctaaaccccatcatctatgggGCCAAGACCCAACAGATCTGGGAcaggctgctccagctctttGCTAATAAAGTGACCTAA